In a single window of the Tigriopus californicus strain San Diego chromosome 2, Tcal_SD_v2.1, whole genome shotgun sequence genome:
- the LOC131893099 gene encoding mediator of RNA polymerase II transcription subunit 26-like isoform X1 has protein sequence MQQSIFQIRDKLLAGLDQDYNVVDLDCVLEVLSQLESFSITKEALEATRLGKHINDLRRNTKDQQLANRAKALVKKWRKLLVNPQPSGGGGAGGGGTAPPSVAPSESSGNGSRQCSPGLPTAPQGGSTLHSTTLHNSVGKTSSKTASNSPNNGSLAVINLPHISSSLPSSRSTSPGGAGLSLFHSSRPTSPESRPISPSSQGSGVSRTHQNSKNKRSKRSAGRGPHEDEPNEKRSRISQVIGSTNGSLDFQLDCDTRDSFVSNGSGGPSHLGGPTELLGGSKVLGNGNSNGSLVDGRDHKSRRSKRLGSRENNLPSNATSVIEQQMQSARKTGKVRTTQEIVQEMALRSQSPRLMSEGVASNLSATSLMMPFDGGSLAQSKDQMMNKFLASSLNGVHGGSDSGGPSTASSHAPSPDPPAELSSGNNSLGRHFLDPVDAVMAQLPVIDAAEVLASYKLSEENSSEHLDSKDDGEVDEDDDDDVDDVEIEGLIPIKREPPKPIDESFLSKLHDGHLENVNGNTDHSGEFCEWHEVLSKETMGGELLYILPYSVID, from the coding sequence CGTTTGGGGAAGCACATCAATGATCTAAGGAGGAATACCAAAGATCAGCAATTAGCCAATCGTGCCAAAGCATTAGTCAAGAAATGGCGCAAACTCTTAGTCAATCCTCAACCGTCTGGAGGAGGCGGGGCGGGAGGTGGCGGCACCGCCCCACCTTCAGTGGCGCCCAGTGAGTCATCGGGAAATGGATCTCGCCAGTGTTCCCCGGGTCTCCCAACGGCACCTCAGGGGGGTTCTACCCTCCACTCTACTACTCTCCACAATTCCGTCGGAAAGACCTCGAGCAAGACTGCATCGAACAGTCCCAACAATGGGTCCTTGGCTGTGATTAATCTCCCTCATATCTCGAGTTCACTCCCTTCCAGTCGGAGCACAAGTCCCGGGGGCGCTGGCCTGTCCCTCTTTCACTCTTCTCGCCCCACCTCACCCGAGAGCCGTCCAATCAGTCCAAGTAGTCAGGGGTCGGGCGTGTCTCGGACCCATCAGAATTCAAAAAACAAACGCTCCAAGCGATCCGCTGGCAGGGGACCTCACGAGGATGAGCCCAACGAAAAGAGAAGCCGCATATCTCAGGTCATTGGATCCACCAACGGCTCTCTCGATTTCCAGTTGGACTGCGACACCCGAGACTCATTCGTCAGCAATGGGAGTGGGGGACCCAGTCACCTGGGAGGGCCCACCGAGCTCTTGGGTGGGTCCAAGGTGCTGGGTAATGGGAACAGCAATGGTTCTCTGGTTGATGGGCGAGATCACAAGTCCCGCCGCTCGAAGCGACTGGGATCCAGGGAGAACAACCTACCCAGCAATGCCACCTCAGTTATTGAGCAACAAATGCAATCGGCAAGGAAGACAGGCAAAGTCAGAACCACTCAAGAAATTGTCCAAGAAATGGCATTACGCTCCCAATCCCCCCGCCTTATGAGTGAGGGCGTGGCTAGTAACCTTAGCGCGACTTCCTTGATGATGCCCTTTGACGGGGGAAGCTTAGCCCAATCCAAAGACCAAATGATGAACAAGTTCCTGGCCTCATCGTTGAATGGCGTCCACGGAGGCAGTGATAGCGGGGGGCCCTCCACAGCTTCTTCCCACGCCCCAAGTCCCGATCCACCCGCCGAATTGTCGAGTGGTAATAATTCCCTTGGTCGCCACTTTTTGGACCCTGTAGATGCAGTGATGGCTCAGCTTCCGGTGATAGATGCGGCCGAGGTGCTAGCATCCTATAAATTGTCAGAAGAAAACAGCTCCGAACATCTCGATAGCAAAGATGACGGCGAAGTtgatgaagacgacgacgacgacgtaGACGATGTTGAGATCGAAGGTCTCATCCCAATCAAGCGTGAACCCCCGAAACCAATCGACGAATCATTCCTTAGCAAACTTCATGACGGACATCTCGAGAACGTGAACGGGAACACCGACCACAGTGGCGAGTTCTGCGAATGGCACGAGGTCCTGTCCAAGGAGACCATGGGCGGCGAGTTGCTTTACATATTGCCTTACAGCGTCATCGATTGA
- the LOC131893089 gene encoding E3 ubiquitin-protein ligase Bre1-like — MNKRGAEDPPGGGGASGIDGAGVGLEPPSKKRIVFEPLQLGPISNLEELELKTLAFQNQKLGLRLTQRIQIEDELRARIDQLEKRQMQDDAVMNVINRYWNQLNEDIRILLQRFDGETGDESEKKNEHESTTSFLTQLATWHKEELDEKLASKVQVSQRAVAKIIQVFDHLNQRNEKLARAIRGEKEPVTIDPAEEEKPTEVNGDEAKTAAANEEGTEKVSLAAEETVAAQVPAIVAIDDQVKELNIRLQSENSNLHRLNTSLHEKNHYLALKHAELEEGINAEETKNEELQNKVDDLEYELTKTRMRNGKFETCLSETQEKLKMFVDRDGGRLDQKVVLSNAERKTVDQLTHDMEEQRELATNRLSELEDMNTKYKDSLKQVETLKMELSTLPEHVVVETTEHKCLQSQFSVLYNEAMQLKTQLEETRSQLQVAKNTHMRQIEQMESEELLAQKKLRTEVIQLEDMLAQVRKEYEMLRIEFEQNLAANEQTGPINKEMRNLITSLQTHNVQLKGEVARYKRKGKEGQLEIAKLRKDLDDSKAAEIRVLQQIKKLQEQQQSLNSSHDPDSGDTKVKEEGDNLAHPMVRSGSTSSAAGDEDSQLSNMDGVDKMEVGDEDDVKVKIESDENSQLVSDATGATEGGSPDSLARSTPVKKEVKAETAAAIAMANVKECKEKIEELQKARAKDQEGMKDLKSQLKKAQNELKEMKLLLDMYKSCSKEQRDKAAIMVSEKKARGEVEELKLQLKKLSEAKKEEKKRLADEDATRRIKQLEEQCGQLQKQVGNHKQEEEALLSEMEVTGQAFEDMQEQNLRLIQQLREKDDANFKLMSERIKSNQIQRLAREERDMLTQQVSTLSTQVEAQNQVVRKLEEKERLLQNNLQTVEKELSMRQQAMEMHKRKAIESAQSAADLKLHLEKYHAQIKEVQQTVSEKTSALEGEAFKTKRYHEDLVLCKRKVERLRKIEMASDMDEILKEEIREYKETLTCPSCKVKRKDAVLTKCFHCFCYDCLRTRYETRQRKCPKCNAGFGASDYHRLYLS; from the exons ATGAACAAACGCGGGGCCGAGGATCCGCCCGGTGGAGGTGGGGCTAGCGGCATCGATGGCGCGGGCGTGGGATTGGAGCCGCCCTCCAAGAAGCGGATCGTGTTCGAGCCCCTCCAATTGGGGCCAATCTCCAATCTGGAGGAGCTGGAGCTCAAGACATTGGCCTTCCAGAATCAGAAGTTGGGCCTGCGGCTCACCCAGCGCATCCAGATTGAGGACGAGTTGCGGGCCCGCATTGATCAGTTGGAGAAGCGCCAAATGCAGGATGACGCCGTTATGAACGTGATCAATCGCTATTGGAACCAGTTAAACGAGGATATCCGCATCTTGCTCCAGCGGTTCGACGGCGAAACGGGCGACGAGAGCGAGAAGAAGAATGAGCATGAGTCCACCACGTCGTTTCTCACGCAGTTGGCCACTTGGCACAAGGAGGAACTGGACGAAAAGCTGGCCTCCAAAGTCCAGGTCTCGCAACGCGCTGTGGCCAAAATCATTCAG GTGTTTGATCACTTGAATCAGAGGAATGAGAAACTGGCGCGAGCCATTCGCGGCGAAAAGGAGCCCGTGACCATTGACCCCGCTGAAGAGGAGAAACCCACCGAGGTGAATGGCGATGAGGCCAAAACGGCCGCTGCGAATGAGGAAGGCACTGAAAAGGTCAGTTTGGCAGCGGAGGAGACTGTGGCGGCTCAGGTGCCCGCCATCGTGGCCATCGACGATCAGGTGAAAGAGCTGAACATCCGATTGCAATCCGAGAACTCGAATTTGCATCGCCTCAACACTTCCCTACATGAGAAAAACCATTACCTGGCCTTGAAACACGCGGAACTCGAAGAAGGCATTAACGCGGAAGAGACAAAAAACGAGGAGCTGCAGAACAAGGTCGATGATCTTGAGTACGAGCTCACCAAGACGCGGATGCGCAACGGAAAGTTCGAGACGTGCTTGTCCGAGACCCAG GAAAAACTCAAAATGTTTGTGGATCGTGATGGCGGCCGCTTGGATCAAAAGGTGGTTCTGTCCAACGCCGAACGAAAAACCGTAGATCAACTCACGCACGACATGGAAGAGCAAAGGGAGTTGGCCACCAATCGCTTGTCGGAATTAGAAGATATGAATACCAAATACAAAGACTCGCTGAAACAAGTTGAAACCTTAAAGATGGAACTCTCGACCTTGCCTGAACACGTGGTGGTTGAAACCACCGAACACAAATGTCTACAATCTCAATTTTCTGTTCTTTATAACGAAGCCATGCAGTTGAAAACTCAACTCGAGGAGACTCGCTCACAACTCCAG GTAGCCAAGAACACGCACATGCGACAAATTGAGCAAATGGAATCTGAGGAGCTTCTGGCCCAAAAGAAACTGCGCACTGAGGTCATTCAATTGGAGGATATGCTGGCTCAAGTTCGAAAAGAGTACGAAATGCTGAGAATAGAGTTCGAACAAAATCTTGCGGCCAACGAGCAGACTGGTCCGATCAACAAAGAAATGCGTAACCTCATCACTTCGCTACAGACTCACAATGTCCAGTTGAAGGGTGAAGTTGCCAG ATACAAGCGAAAAGGCAAAGAAGGCCAATTAGAGATCGCCAAACTGAGGAAGGACTTGGATGACTCAAAAGCCGCCGAAATCAGAGTCCTACAACAAATCAAGAAACTTCAGGAACAACAGCAGAGCCTCAACTCTTCTCACGATCCGGATTCAGGCGATActaaagtaaaagaagaaggcGACAATCTGGCTCATCCCATGGTCAGATCGGGTTCAACTAGTAGTGCAGCAGGTGATGAGGACTCTCAGCTTTCCAACATGGATGGTGTCGACAAGATGGAGGTGGGAGATGAAGATGACGTTAAG GTGAAAATTGAGTCCGATGAGAACTCGCAGCTGGTCTCAGACGCTACCGGGGCCACCGAGGGAGGAAGTCCGGATTCATTGGCCAGAAGCACGCCTGTAAAGAAAGAAGTGAAAGCAGAAACTGCCGCCGCCATAGCCATGGCCAATGTGAAAGAGTGCAAGGAAAAGATTGAGGAGCTACAAAAGGCTCGCGCCAAGGATCAAGAGGGTATGAAAGACCTCAAGTCTCAACTGAAGAAAGCTCAAAACGagttgaaagaaatgaaacttctgcTGGACATGTACAAGTCCTGTTCGAAAGAACAACGCGACAAGGCTGCTATCATGGTGTCGGAAAAGAAGGCCCGAGGCGAAGTGGAAGAGCTCAAACTTCAGTTGAAAAAACTCAGCGaggccaagaaagaggagaagaagcgATTGGCTGATGAGGACGCCACGCGCAGAATCAAGCAGTTAGAAGAGCAATGCGGTCAACTCCAAAAGCAAGTCGGCAATCACAAGCAAGAAGAGGAAGCTCTCTTATCCGAAATGGAGGTCACTGGGCAAGCCTTTGAAGATATGCAGGAGCAAAACTTGCGGCTCATCCAACAGCTCCGAGAAAAAGACGACGCCAATTTCAAGCTGATGTCCGAGCGGATCAAGtccaatcaaattcaaaggttGGCCAGAGAGGAGCGCGATATGCTCACTCAGCAAGTGAGCACCTTATCCACTCAAGTGGAGGCCCAAAATCAGGTAGTCCGTAAGCTTGAGGAGAAGGAACGTCTGCTTCAAAATAATCTGCAAACGGTCGAGAAGGAGTTGTCCATGCGACAGCAAGCCATGGAGATGCATAAGCGGAAGGCTATCGAATCGGCTCAATCCGCTGCCGATCTCAAGCTCCATTTGGAGAAATACCATGCCCAGATCAAAGAAGTTCAGCAAACGGTCTCCGAAAAGACCTCTGCCTTAGAAGGTGAGGCGTTCAAGACGAAGCGTTACCACGAAGACTTGGTTCTTTGTAAGCGTAAGGTGGAAAGGCTGCGCAAGATTGAAATGGCCTCAGACATGGACGAGATCCTCAAGGAGGAAATCCGCGAATACAAGGAGACCCTCACGTGCCCGTCGTGCAAGGTCAAACGCAAAGATGCGGTTCTGACAAAGTGCTTCCATTGCTTTTGTTACGATTGCTTGCGGACCCGGTATGAGACGCGTCAGAGGAAATGCCCGAAATGTAACGCTGGATTTGGCGCCAGCGATTATCATCGACTTTATCTATCTTAA
- the LOC131893122 gene encoding iron-sulfur cluster assembly 1 homolog, mitochondrial-like → MFLSPCLRSAATASVRAVKRRKMLPTKAALTLTPNAIERVKVIVSEKPNAIGLKIGVRQRGCNGMSYVLDYAMEKAKFDEEVAQDGVKIFIDKKAQLTLLGTEMDYQETKLASEFVFNNPNITGTCGCGESFSV, encoded by the exons ATGTTCCTGAGCCCGTGTCTCAGAAGTGCGGCCACGGCGTCCGTTCGAGCCGTCAAGCGACGCAAGATGCTTCCCACCAAAGCCGCATTGACCTTG ACGCCCAATGCCATTGAAAGAGTGAAAGTCATCGTGTCGGAGAAACCAAATGCG ATTGGCCTAAAGATCGGTGTTCGGCAACGCGGATGTAATGGAATGAGTTATGTGCTGGATTATGCCatggaaaaggccaaatttgACGAAGAGGTGGCCCAGGATGGGGTCAAAATATTCATCGATAAGAAGGCTCAGCTCACGCTCTTGGGCACCGAGATGGATTATCAAGAGACAAAACTGGCGTCTGAGTTTGTCTTCAACAATCCCAACATCACGGGCACCTGCGGCTGCGGCGAGAGCTTCTCCGTCTAA
- the LOC131893106 gene encoding uncharacterized protein LOC131893106: MNWLDHENSPRKRPPLSHGVQSIARVQPLVPEVSMWMSSHGILDESVEEPVQREGEPTVCPEPQKLDGAFRSLVVQPQDIQAHSSETTIPLPIPTTNTASTTQGDLYQLLQSQSEQIASLHEALRKLILDRSTDPSPTNRVEMREIGVQTQPKGDQRAFANQATQCQLEDEIAEPHLISPGKVESPSQSNADSKECEDVLDQLQRACMRGSSEKAINRERASDSVGDTMSRLRNLGISFVDRNHLKEGQVPETRFDSDYPLGLKALGETHFSTVQSIASDSSLAINSAALKYLDDRQLTALANNRGTRLNGAVDSAMRDSGVTQYGLPMQQLSMHTKNYLENATEASSRPREGRKDILENLTQLLQQPKLRP; encoded by the exons ATGAATTGGTTAGATCACGAGAACTCGCCCCGAAAGCGACCCCCACTCAGTCATGGCGTCCAATCG ATTGCCCGAGTCCAACCTTTAGTGCCTGAAGTGTCCATGTGGATGTCGTCCCACGGGATTTTGGACGAATCGGTAGAAGAACCCGTTCAAAGGGAAGGAGAGCCGACAGTTTGTCCTGAACCCCAGAAATTGGACGGGGCATTCCGTTCACTCGTGGTCCAGCCGCAAGA CATTCAGGCCCACTCGTCGGAAACGACGATTCCTTTACCTATTCCGACCACAAACACCGCATCAACCACTCAGGGAGATTTGTACCAATTATTGCAAAGTCAAAGTGAACAAATTGCGTCCCTCCATGAGGCTCTAAGAAAGTTGATTCTTGATCGCTCAACTGACCCATCTCCTACGAACAGGGTTGAAATGAGGGAGATTGGGGTTCAAACCCAACCTAAGGGGGATCAACGGGCCTTTGCTAACCAGGCCACGCAGTGTCAATTAGAGGATGAAATTGCAGA ACCACACTTGATATCTCCCGGAAAGGTGGAATCACCCTCTCAATCCAACGCGGACTCGAAAGAATGTGAAGACGTGTTG GATCAACTTCAAAGAGCATGTATGCGCGGTTCCAGTGAAAAAGCCATAAACCGTGAACGGGCTAGTGACTCTGTCGGCGACACCATGAGTCGGTTGCGAAATTTGGGCATCAGTTTTGTGGATCGGAACCATTTAAAAGAAGGACAAGTTCCCGA GACCCGGTTCGATTCTGATTATCCCTTGGGTTTGAAAGCCTTGGGTGAGACGCACTTCTCCACCGTTCAATCCATCGCCTCGGATTCGAGTTTGGCCATCAACTCGGCGGCTTTAAAGTACTTGGACGACCGACAATTGACAGCCTTGGCTAACAATCGTGGTACCCGCCTGAATGGAGCTGTCGACAGTGCAATGCGGGATAGTGGGGTTACCCAATACGGATTACCGATGCAGCAGCTTTCAATGCACACCAAGAATTACCTCGAAAATGCCACTGAAGCCTCATCCAGACCAAGAGAGGGAAGGAAAGATATTTTAGAAAACCTGACACAGCTCTTACAACAACCGAAGCTGCGACCATGA
- the LOC131893099 gene encoding mediator of RNA polymerase II transcription subunit 26-like isoform X2, producing the protein MTLVVDLDCVLEVLSQLESFSITKEALEATRLGKHINDLRRNTKDQQLANRAKALVKKWRKLLVNPQPSGGGGAGGGGTAPPSVAPSESSGNGSRQCSPGLPTAPQGGSTLHSTTLHNSVGKTSSKTASNSPNNGSLAVINLPHISSSLPSSRSTSPGGAGLSLFHSSRPTSPESRPISPSSQGSGVSRTHQNSKNKRSKRSAGRGPHEDEPNEKRSRISQVIGSTNGSLDFQLDCDTRDSFVSNGSGGPSHLGGPTELLGGSKVLGNGNSNGSLVDGRDHKSRRSKRLGSRENNLPSNATSVIEQQMQSARKTGKVRTTQEIVQEMALRSQSPRLMSEGVASNLSATSLMMPFDGGSLAQSKDQMMNKFLASSLNGVHGGSDSGGPSTASSHAPSPDPPAELSSGNNSLGRHFLDPVDAVMAQLPVIDAAEVLASYKLSEENSSEHLDSKDDGEVDEDDDDDVDDVEIEGLIPIKREPPKPIDESFLSKLHDGHLENVNGNTDHSGEFCEWHEVLSKETMGGELLYILPYSVID; encoded by the coding sequence CGTTTGGGGAAGCACATCAATGATCTAAGGAGGAATACCAAAGATCAGCAATTAGCCAATCGTGCCAAAGCATTAGTCAAGAAATGGCGCAAACTCTTAGTCAATCCTCAACCGTCTGGAGGAGGCGGGGCGGGAGGTGGCGGCACCGCCCCACCTTCAGTGGCGCCCAGTGAGTCATCGGGAAATGGATCTCGCCAGTGTTCCCCGGGTCTCCCAACGGCACCTCAGGGGGGTTCTACCCTCCACTCTACTACTCTCCACAATTCCGTCGGAAAGACCTCGAGCAAGACTGCATCGAACAGTCCCAACAATGGGTCCTTGGCTGTGATTAATCTCCCTCATATCTCGAGTTCACTCCCTTCCAGTCGGAGCACAAGTCCCGGGGGCGCTGGCCTGTCCCTCTTTCACTCTTCTCGCCCCACCTCACCCGAGAGCCGTCCAATCAGTCCAAGTAGTCAGGGGTCGGGCGTGTCTCGGACCCATCAGAATTCAAAAAACAAACGCTCCAAGCGATCCGCTGGCAGGGGACCTCACGAGGATGAGCCCAACGAAAAGAGAAGCCGCATATCTCAGGTCATTGGATCCACCAACGGCTCTCTCGATTTCCAGTTGGACTGCGACACCCGAGACTCATTCGTCAGCAATGGGAGTGGGGGACCCAGTCACCTGGGAGGGCCCACCGAGCTCTTGGGTGGGTCCAAGGTGCTGGGTAATGGGAACAGCAATGGTTCTCTGGTTGATGGGCGAGATCACAAGTCCCGCCGCTCGAAGCGACTGGGATCCAGGGAGAACAACCTACCCAGCAATGCCACCTCAGTTATTGAGCAACAAATGCAATCGGCAAGGAAGACAGGCAAAGTCAGAACCACTCAAGAAATTGTCCAAGAAATGGCATTACGCTCCCAATCCCCCCGCCTTATGAGTGAGGGCGTGGCTAGTAACCTTAGCGCGACTTCCTTGATGATGCCCTTTGACGGGGGAAGCTTAGCCCAATCCAAAGACCAAATGATGAACAAGTTCCTGGCCTCATCGTTGAATGGCGTCCACGGAGGCAGTGATAGCGGGGGGCCCTCCACAGCTTCTTCCCACGCCCCAAGTCCCGATCCACCCGCCGAATTGTCGAGTGGTAATAATTCCCTTGGTCGCCACTTTTTGGACCCTGTAGATGCAGTGATGGCTCAGCTTCCGGTGATAGATGCGGCCGAGGTGCTAGCATCCTATAAATTGTCAGAAGAAAACAGCTCCGAACATCTCGATAGCAAAGATGACGGCGAAGTtgatgaagacgacgacgacgacgtaGACGATGTTGAGATCGAAGGTCTCATCCCAATCAAGCGTGAACCCCCGAAACCAATCGACGAATCATTCCTTAGCAAACTTCATGACGGACATCTCGAGAACGTGAACGGGAACACCGACCACAGTGGCGAGTTCTGCGAATGGCACGAGGTCCTGTCCAAGGAGACCATGGGCGGCGAGTTGCTTTACATATTGCCTTACAGCGTCATCGATTGA